A genomic segment from Necator americanus strain Aroian chromosome III, whole genome shotgun sequence encodes:
- a CDS encoding hypothetical protein (NECATOR_CHRIII.G12662.T2), whose protein sequence is MMKKAVLLFGVLTYALADIYSCGGFVKSNVPIDYSKIQVKLLTPEGHLKHEEECNPQNGYYMIPIYNKGRYSLKVSAPEGWYFEPETFDFKLDGFNDPCSKNEDINFFLAGFSIHGVVDGGSGKGPTGLSLTLKQDGKVIDTATTTENGKYSFRAVAGKYEVSTGADSSVCISHGKAIVEVKNAPVLIKPDLRIAGYQFTASVMNKDRPLPGVRITLYSETMPELEKCKPITTPVSGIENVKFICPIGITSAEGQVIVPCLPSGVYFAKADYKDGETEFLFSPSVQEVHVKDHAVKVAFSVTGFTARGRVVVGGKGVAGAEVLVGGKKVTETDSNGYYTLSDLKEGTLEITAKAPHTVFSVEKNTLKLPHIKINDVKVEGFEVCGSVEKTASEQIATPLVLKRSNNADTVSIRPGSDGKFCKMVAPAKYTISPADVSSTLTPRSLDIDVTASSVHDLRFTHFKTDAVVLVTCIGTCETLSISLLHGGNVVDTVSGKDEFVFKNIGPGNYKVHINEGDRACWEQRELPLVVEKVRPQPVHFVQSGFSASIQLSHSAQLKWSHSDKKQLKGDVNAPAGLSSVCVPVQGRYHVHLISCMNFDPQQFDISVASDQVYEAKAMDAKITGAIKSTDGSGFIVKVKSGAGERDVSVSSNGVFAFHEPLTSNGDVVMTPHSATHLFDPPSFALRFRGDCAENVVTFIATKGIFIDGSITPPVSGVKITAKHEKDVNVYFETVSDSKGKYRIGPVRRVQDIKITAELDGYSFSEKPGHVGQILSMKLSKLTVVVSDMATSERLDDVLLSIVGEKDYRSNTMIDKNGEINFVGLAPGEYFLRAILQEYKFEPSTTTIAVKEGQHEHIELRGKRVSFSVFGRVREMSGAAVVGVIIEALSEQCDQHQSEATTTQDGSYRIRALKPSCQYRVSIKSGADGAAAPHCFPSQFEVRMTAEDLKGLDMVAAPYDLSTDLAVEMEFGTMTIPPLYRLYVQRDGETITQSVIHAPVTVFYLNNLPRDGREYSVRVEPDRQHQTFPAKTVFFTTDAPVRVVRIPITSSKRSGEVEISAGSLLALPFFGLLALVFFNQGRSLELFRSFISIVRPASPSVERKKRK, encoded by the exons ATGATGAAGAAGGCAGTTTTGTTGTTTGGAGTACTCACCTATGCCTTAGCAGATATTTATAGTTGTGGTGGATTTGTGAAGTCTAACGTACCAATCGATTATTCAAAGATCCAG GTCAAACTTCTAACTCCTGAAGGTCACTTGAAACATGAAGAGGAATGCAATCCACAAAACGGGTACTACATGATTCCAATATACAATAAGGGACGTTATTCGTTGAAAGTCTCAGCTCCAGAAGGATGGTATTTTG aaccaGAAACCTTCGACTTCAAACTCGACGGTTTCAATGATCCGTGCAGCAAGAACGAAGACATTAATTTCTTTCTGGCAG GATTTTCTATCCATGGAGTAGTTGATGGTGGATCGGGAAAAGGCCCAACTGGTCTCTCATTGACGTTAAAACAGGATGGAAAAGTCATTGATACTGCAACAACGACTGAAAATGGGAAGTATTCTTTCCGAGCTGTGGCAG gaaagtaCGAGGTATCAACGGGAGCTGATTCATCGGTGTGCATAAGTCATGGGAAGGCAATTGTTGAG GTGAAAAATGCTCCAGTACTAATAAAACCAGACCTCCGAATAGCTGGATATCAGTTTACTGCATCGGTAATGAACAAGGATCGTCCCCTACCTGGAGTGAGAATCACTCTCTATTCAGAGACAATGCCTGAG CTTGAAAAATGTAAACCTATCACTACTCCCGTCAGTGGAATAGAAAATGTAAAGTTCATCTGTCCGATCGGAATCACTTCTGCTGAGGGACAAGTTATCGTTCCTTGCTTACCATCAGGTGTATATTTCGCTAAAGCAGATTATAAAGATGGAGAAACGGAGTTTTTATTCTCACCTTCGGTACAAGAAGTTCACGTCAAAGATCATGCTGTTAAG GTTGCCTTCTCTGTGACCGGTTTCACAGCCCGTGGACGAGTCGTTGTGGGTGGGAAAGGAGTTGCTGGAGCTGAAGTTCTTGTGGGTGGGAAAAAAGTGACTGAAACCGATTCGAATGGTTATTATACGCTTAGTGATCTGAAG GAGGGAACTCTCGAGATCACCGCCAAAGCACCTCACACCGTGTTTAGCGTCGAAAAGAATACGTTAAAGCTGCCACACATTAAGATTAACGATGTTAAAGTCGAAGG GTTCGAAGTGTGTGGAAGTGTGGAAAAGACTGCCTCAGAACAGATAGCCACACCTCTGGTGTTGAAACGCAGCAATAATGCAGACACTGTTTCAATTCGGCCAGGATCGGATGGAAAATTCTGTAAGATGGTTGCTCCAGCGAAATATACTATTTCG CCTGCTGATGTATCTTCGACATTAACTCCGAGATCACTGGATATTGACGTAACGGCGAGCTCTGTTCATGATCTCCGTTTCACACATTTTAAGACGGATGCTGTAGTACTGGTCACCTGTATAG GCACCTGTGAAACGCTGTCCATCTCACTATTACATGGAGGAAATGTCGTTGATACAGTAAGTGGAAAGGACGAATTTGTCTTCAAGAATATCGGACCAGGAAATTACAAAG ttcacATCAATGAAGGCGATAGAGCGTGTTGGGAACAACGCGAACTTCCTCTGGTAGTCGAAAAAGTTCGCCCACAACCGGTGCATTTTGTGCAGAGCGGCTTCTCAGCCAGTATTCAGTTGAGTCACTCGGCACAGCTA AAATGGTCCCACAGCGATAAGAAACAGCTGAAAGGAGATGTCAACGCTCCAGCAGGGTTGTCGTCGGTTTGTGTGCCCGTTCAAGGACGCTATCATGTCCATCTGATTTCGTGCATGAATTTCGATCCTCAGCAATTCGACATCAGTG TTGCCTCGGATCAAGTCTATGAGGCGAAAGCTATGGATGCAAAAATAACGGGTGCTATCAAGAGTACTGATGGAAGTGGTTTTATTGTTAAAGTCAA gtctggcgccggtgaacGCGATGTCTCTGTAAGTTCAAACGGCGTATTTGCATTCCATGAGCCGCTTACTTCAAACGGAGATGTTGTGATGACACCACATTCGGCTACTCATCTTTTCGATCCACCCTCTTTTGCACTACGATTCag AGGTGACTGTGCAGAAAATGTTGTGACATTCATCGCTACTAAAGGGATTTTCATTGACGGATCGATAACACCACCAGTATCTGGAGTAAAG ATTACAGCAAAACACGAGAAAGATGTGAATGTTTACTTCGAAACGGTCTCGGATTCGAAAGGAAAGTACAG AATTGGTCCTGTTCGTCGAGTGCAAGACATAAAAATAACCGCTGAACTGGATGGTTATTCGTTCAGCGAGAAACCAGGTCATGTTGGGCAGATTCTTAGCATGAAGTTAAGCAAACTTACGGTAGTAGTG TCCGACATGGCAACTTCCGAACGTCTAGATGATGTGTTGTTATCAATAGTTGGTGAGAAGGATTATCGCAGTAACACTATGATTGACAAAAACGGGGAGATTAACTTTGTTGGATtg GCACCTGGAGAGTACTTTCTTCGTGCGATACTGCAAGAGTACAAATTTGAACCTTCTACGACAACTATCGCGGTGAAAGAAGGACAACACGAACATATCGAACTAAGAGGAAAACGTGTATCGTTTAG TGTGTTCGGACGTGTGCGAGAAATGTCTGGAGCGGCTGTAGTGGGCGTGATCATCGAAGCGCTGTCAGAACAATGTGATCAACATCAATCTGAGGCGACAACCACTCAGGATGGCTCCTACCGTATCCGAGCGTTGAAACCTAGCTGTCAATACAGGGTTTCAATTAAGT ccggCGCAGATGGTGCTGCTGCTCCACACTGTTTCCCCTCACAATTCGAAGTACGAATGACAGCTGAAGATTTAAAGGGACTGGATATGGTAGCTGCACCGTACGACCTAAGTACTGATCTTGCTGTAGAG ATGGAATTCGGCACGATGACCATACCACCTTTGTATCGTCTTTACGTACAACGAGACGGTGAAACAATTACACAGTCAGTAATCCATGCTCCGGTTACTGTATTCTACCTAAACAACCTTCCACGTGATGGTAGAGAGTATTCCGTAAGAGTTGAACCGGATCGGCAACATCAAACATTCCCAGCTAAGACGG TGTTCTTTACAACGGATGCTCCTGTACGAGTAGTACGTATACCAATTACATCATCGAAACGATCCGGAGAAGTAGAAATAAGTGCCGGATCACTGCTGGCGTTACCCttctttggacttttggcaTTGGTGTTCTTTAATCAG GGACGATCTCTGGAACTTTTCCGATCATTCATCTCAATCGTTCGTCCAGCAAGTCCTTCAGTGGAAcgcaaaaagaggaaataa